The Peptacetobacter hiranonis DNA window ACAGTATTTCATTATCAGTTTCAAAATCTAAATGCTCTCCCTTTAATACACCTATCAAAACAGGAATAATCTTAGGTATAGGCATTCCTTTGAATATTATAACATCTAAATATCCGTCATCTACCTCAGCCTTATACGCTAAATTTATATTTCCTGCTGTCTTTCCATTAAAGACAAGCATTAAATACATATTTCCAGAATAACAAGTTTCTTCTGATTGAACGTCTATGTGAAATTCTCTCATAGATCTAGCTTCTTCAATTCCTTTTATATAGTATGTTATTCTTCCAAAAGAGTTTTTTATGTCGTTATTTATTTTCTGAGAAACATCTGTAAACATACCCGCACTAGCTACATTTACAAAATATTTGTTATTTACTTTTCCTAAATCTATCTTTTTAGGCTTTGAGCTTATAATTTTCTTAACCGCTTCTTCAGGATCATGTTCTAATCCAAGTGCATTTGCAAAGTCATTTGCCGTACCAGATGGAATTATACCAACTGGAAGATTTATATTTCTTCTTTTTAACTCATTTACCATTAAATCAATAGTCCCATCTCCACCACAAAAGACAACGTGATCATATGATTCGTCTAAATCTTTGAAAGAAGACGATACTGGTATATCATAGTCTAGTCTATATGGGATTACTGTATATCCATTTCTTTGATATATTCTTATGATGCTATCTAATTTAGAAGCAAGTTTTTTTTCTCCAGAATTTGGATTATATATAAATTTTACTTTTTTCATACTTCCTCCTAAACTCCTAATATCCTAAACTTTCATTAAGGAATATTACATGCATTCTATCTCCCTGAACCTGTCTTTTTATAGTAGTGTAATTGTCACAAATTCTATCTGGACTTGAACAATTTGCACACATACCTGTAGTTGCACAAGGAGTTTTTCTATTTAATCTTTTTGTATTTGCTGGAGCTGCTATTGATTTTACTCTTTCTATTGCCTCAGCTTCATTTTTAACTATTTTGTTAGCACCCACTATTACAATAACCTTATCTGGTCCATACATCATCGCAGCAACCCTATTCCCATTGCCATCTACATTGTAAAGTTCTCCATTTTCTGTTATAGCATTAGTGCTTGTAAAATATGCATCTGCAAGGAATGATTTTCTAAATATTTCTTTTGTATCTGCTGGAGTTAGTCCTTTTTCATATCTATCAAGGAAAGTATATCTTCCCTCTCTTAGATAATCTATTATCCCTGTTTCAAATAATGTCATTGACCCACCGCAAGCAACAACGGAATCTTTATCTACTATTTTTTCTATAGTTTCTATAAGTTCTTCCTTATTGTTTACAAGATATCCATTCATATTATTTGCTTCAAGAGCTTTTATTGTTTTTTCTATTCGTTTTTCATTTAACCATTCTACATTTTTATCCATGTCGAACACTTCCTCACCACAATTTTTTTAATTATAACTATACTATTTAATTAATTATAATTTTATTTTATATTATAATGATATCATATTTATGCAAAATTTACTGAATTTTATCTTCATAGATTTTTATAATTTCATCAAAAGAATTTTCTATTTTGCTTTTATCATCAGAGTTAAAACTTCCATCTAATCCTAGTTTTATATCATTTTCAATTATATCTAATATTTGATTCATTCCCTCTAGTGAAGTTGGTATTTTTTTATATTCTGTATCTAGTTTTTCTTTTAACTCTTTATCTTCGCCGTCTTTATCAAGTTTAGAATATCTATCATCTAGATATACTTTTATTTCCTCTTTGTCTATTTTTTTAATCGCTTCTCTTTTTTCCTTTACATCATCTAAGATAGACTCTAATTCTTCTTTAGATACATTCCAATTATTTTCTTTTATTGGTGTTATAAAGTCATTGTACCATTCTAATTCAGATTCAAATCTTAAATCAGTAAATTCGTCATTCATTTCTGATACTTCTCTTATTCTTTCTTCTGTAAGTTCTTCCTGCTCAGCATTAGTTTTTGCCTTGCTACATCCTGATAAAACTAATGTCATCATCGCAAAAAGGATTATGATTTTTTTCATTTAATCACTCTCTTCCTATTTTGGATTTTATTTTATTATCTTACTATCTCAACAACTTCTCCGTTTAATGAGAATGATCTCGGCTGAGTTATTTTTACATTTACTAATTTACCTATTAAATTATCTTCGTTACTGTCAAAGTTTACAGTTTTATTCTGTCTAGTTTTTCCAGTGTATCTATTTTTATCTTTTGCGCTTCTTCCTTCAACTAGTACTTCAACAACTTTATCCTGATAGCTATAGTTTATATCATTAACTATTCTGTTAACATGTTCTAATACTTCATCAAATCTTCTATGTTTTTCATCTTCTGGAATCTGATCTTCCATTTTAGCTGCTGGAGTTCCTTCTCTTTTAGAGTATATAAATGTAAATGCTGAGTCATATTTAGTTTCTTCTATTACATCTATAGTGTCCTGAACATCTTCAAGAGTTTCACCTGGGAATCCAACCATTATATCTGTACTGAATGCTATGTCAGGGATTTCTTTTCTAACTTTTCTTACTATGTTAAGGTAGTCTTCTTTTGTATAGTGTCTATTCATTTTCTTTAACAGAGCACTACTTCCGCACTGAACTGGAAGATGTAAGAATTCACATATTTTTTCACAGTCTCTCATTGCATATATAACTTCATCAGATAAGTCTTTTGGATGAGATGTCATGAATCTTATTCTTTCTAATCCTTCTATTTTATTAACTTCTCTTAAAAGCTCAGCAAATGTCATCGGGTTTTCAAGAGTTTTTCCATAAGAGTTTACGTTCTGTCCAAGTAAAGTTACTTCTTTTGTTCCATTTGCAACTAATTCTTTTATTTCATCAAGTATATCCTGAGGCTCTCTACTTCTTTCTCTACCTCTAGTGTAAGGAACTATGCAATATGTGCAGAAGTTGTTGCATCCATACATTATATTTACAAATGCTTTTAGTTCAAATTTTCTGTTACTGTGTAACCCTTCTATTACCTCTCCGTCTACATCCCAAACTTCGACTATATTTTTTCCAGTTGTCATCTGTTTATATAGTAGTTCTGGGAATCTATATAGGTTGTGAGTACCAAACATTAGGTTTACATGTTTGTGATTTTTTTTGATTTCTTCTACAACATGTGGCTGCTGCATCATACATCCACAAAGCGCTATTTTTACGTCTGGATTTTTTCTTTTTGTGAATTTTAGCTGTCCTAAGTTTCCGTATACTTTCATTTCTGCATTTTCTCTTACTGCACAAGTGTTGTATATTATTAGGTCTGCTTTGTATAGTTTTTCAGTTCTTTCGTATCCCATTCTTTCAAGCATATATGCTAGTTCTTCTGAGTCGTGCTCATTCATCTGACACCCAAACGTACCACAGCCCACGACAGGACGACGGTGTTTTTTCTTTGCCCACTGGTCATTAAGTTCTCTAACTTTATCCATGAACACTTCCTGTTCTTCTAGTTTTTTAGGGTCTAATACTTTCTGTCTTGGTTTCTTTACTTCTTTGTTTATGTTAATTGTTTCCATTTTTTTCTCCTTTTCTATTTATAACTATCTTTTTTATTTTATCATATAAAAAAAATAGGGTATAGTCCCTATTTACTCAAATAAAATTTCTATTTTTTAATTTACTTTTAAATAATCATATAATACTTAGGCTAACAGAGCATGTATAGCATTTATTAATAAATCTTCTGTACAATTAAATATAAATTCTATAATAAATAATATGTTTAGCATAATATTATCATCTCCAATCAAAATATTTTTTAAAATATTTTTCATATCAATTAGAATTATTTCTTTTATACACTCTGTTATCCCTTGCTCAGCAAGCCTAAATATTATATTAGGTCTATTTAGAATTATATCACTATTTTATATATAATTCCAATAAAAAAGAGGAGAACACCTCTGCTCTCCCCTTACTGTTATAATATATAGTTATGATTTTTTTAGATTTAAACACTATAGCACCGCTGCATAGTTGTTTATTCTTATTCTATTTTATAATATTTTTTTAATTGGACTATTATATTTTTCTTTCTTTAGATTATTTTATTTTTTATTAGTATTTCCGTTCTCTTAAATTTTACAGCAACTTCGCTGCATTTTTGAATGTCTGGAATCTATTAGCATCTTCTGATTTACCGCCTATCTGAACAACTTCTTTAGCTTTCAGACCACTTATTTTGAAGTCAGATTCCTTCATCATTGGACACTTATGCTTCTGAGCTACAACAATAGCTGCAAACACATCTGCATCCCCATGATATAATACGATTTTATCCACGTCTTTTACCTCCTTCTTTGGATTATATACTTTCCCCTGAAGAGCATCTGCTATTGCTTTTGCAATATTATCTCTATTTGCTTTATATAGAGTAACATCATCTTTATCACAGCAAAAACAAACTTCTATGATCATAGACTTACCATGTGTTTCTTTTAAGAATCTTAATCCAGAATGTGCTTTAACTCCTCTGTTTCTAAATCCAATTTTCGATATATTACTACATATAAGGTTTCCTTTTTCTTTTATTTCAGCTGCATGTTTTGAGCCAGAATAATACCAAACCTCTGTACCTATAGTTGCACCATCACCAACATAGTCTTTATGATTCACATCATTAAAATGTATAGATATATCCCAATCAGCTCCTATATCATTATGCTTATCTGCTAACTTGTCTAATACATCTCCCTGACTTGTTCCGTTATTTACGGTACAATTGTATGCCTTTCTATTATCTTTTTTCAGATATTCTATAACTTTATTTGTAATATATCTGTCTTCTGTAGATTCGTACATATCAAGTTTTTTATTTACAGTACCACATCCAACTTTTCCGTCTGGATTGTGTCCTCCTGATATACTGAATGTTTCCAATCTATTTCACCTCCTTTCCATTATTATTTTTTAACTGCTCTAATGCGTCCTGAATCTGCTGTGGAACTGGAACTCCAAGCTGAGTAGCATTTTCTATTATGCTAAGTGATTCATTACTTATATAGAAGAATGCGACTAATGTTCTAAACATATGCTCACCAGTTCCAAGCATTCTATCAAGAGCAACCCCAACTATTAGTATTAAAAGAATCATTATTTTCTTAAATAACCCTCGTGCACTTGTAGAACTTGATAGGTCTTTGTTGACATATCCTTTCATTAGTCCAGTTGCATAATCAACAGCCATAAGTATTATTAAACTGTTCAAGACTATGTCCCATCCACCAAATAGGAATGTGACACACGTTCCAGCAACAGCTATAATTCCATTAAATATATCTGTGAATTTTGCCATCACTCTCTCCTTTCTAGCTAAAAATAGGGCATAAAAAAAGAACCCTCTGGTTCTATCTATTTATGCCCTTCTCTCCTATAGAGTAGCTTAGCTTTTATTTATACTATTTCTTCAGTTTTTTCTTTTAAAGAATTTGTTAGTGTTTCATACTCTTCCTGAGTTATTCTTCCGTTTAAAAAGAATACATCAAATTTGTTCTGCAGCTCTTCGGCTTCAGCTTTTTTAAATTTTGATTTTCTTGCAACCTGTCTCTGTAATAAAATATAAAGCATATTACCATCTCCTTCTTTTGAAATTATATATTAAAGTGATATTCCCTGAGCTGACAACTCAAGCAACGCCACTCTATAGGCATTATCTACTATCATATCCTCTTGAAATTTTTCGTTTGATTCAAGTTTTTCAACTCGTTCATGTAGCGACGGCGTTTGCGGAATTTCTGGAGGATTAGGCTTTTCTCTATATTCGAATACTATTTCTTTTTTAGCTACATCGACATGGTAACTTGTACACTCTGCAAATTCTGTCTTAAATTCACCAAACTGTAGTTCCATAAAATCTACTTCACTTTTGTTGTATTTACTAAGTTCAGAGTAGATTATCCAATCGTCCTCACTTGTTGTTGGATTAACCCAACCTTCTGCCTCTCCTGTGTCTAATATTACACGTCCGTCTACTTTTAAATAGTAAATTCTTTTCCCAATATATTTGTATCCTGCCATTTTATCACTCCTTTTTTAGCCTATCGCTGTCCATTTTATTGGTGCTTTCATAAAAAAATACTCTGGATAATTGAGTTCTTTATACGCAGTCATAACAATAGTCGCCTCTTTACTTGTTATATTTTTTACAAAAACTTTTGTTTCTCTAATAGGGTATTTTAAATTACCTATTCCTGCTGACGTAGAAATATTGTAATTGTGTTTGCTATCTACACTAAGTCCATATGGTGCATACATTCCTTCTTCAATTGTTTTTGAATGATTCATATATTCAAATTTGAATATAATTCGTTTTGGTGTAAAATTAAGATTTAGTGGAATTTTCTTTTCAAACTGTAAATATTCATTATTAATTAGAGTACCTTGACTATCATTATCTCTAACTTTTAAATCCGAATTATATTCTCCTTCTGCTATTTTTTTATACTGTCCAACCATAGTATCCATTTTGTTAACTACATCTGCTAAATCTGTAGCCCGTTCTCCACCAAGCTCTACTAACTTGTTATCTATATTATTTGCTACTGTTTTTAAATTTTCTTTTTGTGTGTTTGTATTGTTTATGGTATTTTTTAAGTCCACTTTATCACCTCTATTCTATTAGAATTACATCTTCTATTTTTAAATTCCATCTTAGCCCACTTTCGCTTACTCCAAGATATCTAATAGCCACGCTAAACTCTATTTCATTTCCATTACTTATTTTAAAATTGTCAAATTTAACACTTTGGCTGTACGGATTTGTATAGAATACCATTGCGTTACAATCATGTTTAGAATCTACTATGAAATATCCTTCATATTCTTGCTTGTTATCATCTCTTTTAGCTTGACATATTAAAAATGCTTCTTTTGGGTTAAAATCTACATTGAAACTAAAAGAAAGCGTTTTAATACTAGTATATAAACCCTTAAATTCTTTGTTTAAAGTTAGTATTGCTATCTTTTTATAATTCTCTTTTAACATCTTATCAATTGCGTCAGGTACTGCATTTAAGGTATCAGCAATTGTACCCCCCCGATAAAATTCTTTCATTTATTTTATTCTTTGCAAGTTTTAAATCATTTTTGTATTTATTCGTATTATCTATTGTCCTTTTTAAATCTTCCATTGTTTACTCCTTTCTATCCAATTAAAGTTACATTGATAATCTTTGTATAACCATACGAAGTACGAGCTTCACCATAGAGAGTTAATTTTTTCTTAACTTTATCATATTTTACATTTTTTCTTTCTAAATATACACTAAAAAAGTTATGATTTATATCTAGTGTATCTTTTGTTAAAAAATTTCCATCTCCATAACCATAACCTCCATAATCTGTATCATATCCCTCAAAATCAAATATGTAGTTTTTTGGTTCAAATTCTACTGAACTTAAATCTATTTCTACTTTTGCATCTACTTTTGGCATATTAGAATCATAAAAAACAAATTCTGCATTAACTCCTTTTAATATTGCTATCTTTTTATATTGTCCCAACATTTCCGTAATCCGTTTTGGAGTTTCGGCTAAACTTTTAATATCGCACCCCCCCCCCGTACTATGCTTTGTTTAATTTGGTTTGTTACTGTTTTTAAGTTATTTTTTAAAGTATCTGTTTTAGTTATTGTATTTTGTAAGTTTTCCATTTTTTCACTCCTAACCAATTAAAAAAATTTCGACAATCGAAAAGTTGCCGCTGTATGAACTGTTTATGTCAAATTCTACTTTTTCTTTTGAAAACTTCCAAGTATTTTGCATTATGTGAATTGTTGCTAAATTAGTAGGTTCAGTCGATGTAATCCAACCTGTAGATGGATTAGGTCCAAATTCTCCACCTTTGCGTATTTTTACAAATGCATATTTAGGTATAAATTCTAAATTCGTATTTATTGTAATTATATTGCTAGTATAGCTTTTAAAAGAATACGAAATTTCTGGGTTAAATTTTAATATTGCTAGTTTACTATACTGTCCTAACATACTTTTAATATTATCAGGTATCTCATTTAAACTTTTAGAAGTGATGCCCCCCCCCGTACCACAGTTTCATTTATTTTGTCCTTAGCTAACTTTACATTATTTAATAAAGTTTCTGTTTTAGTTATTGTGTTTTTAAGATTTTCCATATCCTACCTCCTATACTGTCGGTGTTCCTATCTCTGTCTCAAGTTCTGTATTAATTCCACTTAAACGTGCAACTTGTCCTGTTAGTTCTTGTTCTAATGATTGTGTCTTAGTCTCTAAAGCCTTAACTTTAGTAGCTAGTGCGTCTATCGCTTTCTGTACATCTGTAGCTCCTAACTTATGCGTGTCTGTGTATTTCACTTTGTTAGCTGACAAGTCTATGTTGTCTACCTTGTTGTTTGTATCAACGATTTTATCGTCTATCTCGTCAAGCACCTTGTCTAGTGTAGTTCCTTCAAATTTGTTTTTAGCATCTATTATAGATATATTTGTATCTGCCAAATCTATGTTTTCTATAGCTGTCTTTAGATCTCCAACAGCTTTATCAACCTTCTGATTATCGTTATAAAAATCTTCTCTTCTTACTGTTTCATTACCTTCCCAGGCATTCAAACCTAAATTAGGTGTCGTTTTTGCACTCGGCATTATCTAACCGCCTCTTTCTTTTCTGTATATACTTCTAATTCGTTCCAAGTCAGATTAAGAGCATCCCACTCGTTCCAAGTCTTATTATACGAATCGAACTCATCCCAAGTAAGATAGCTATATTCATACTTATAATCCAAATGTGCAGGCTTTATTCTTTTAATTACTTTGTCTAGCTCATCAAGAGCTGCTGGAATACCTTTTGTTCCTATAAACTTAATAGTAAAAATATAATGCTCAAAATCCTCTATCACATCACATTCTCCGTTCGAATATGCCTCAGCTACCTTCTTAATAACCTCAACTGTAGTAATATCTCTCCTTCTCATCTCGGCCATAACATTACTTCTTCTAGTCTCATAGCTAAGTTTCTCGTTAGTTTCTAACTTCACCAAATCTTCCCAGAACTCAAGTCCCCATGTTGCAGTACTCACAAAAAACTGATTAAAAAGATCCGTAAATGCTTCCTTCAACTTATCAATCTCTATATCCAAAGCATCCATGAAAGGTTTATCAATTTCATTCTGCAGAAGTTTTGGAAACTTAGAATAAATATTGCTCTTATCATAAAACCAATTATATTTCTTAAGCATCACTCACCACTCCATCCAAGTTCGCAACTGCTATCTGTTCATCTCCTACTACTACATCTGAAGTAGCTCCATTTAACTTCAAGCCTTCTATATTAACTACCTCACCTATATTTGCTAGTAACCCAAGCACTTTAATATAAGCTATCTTTGTGCCTGCTTCCTTGAAATATTCATTAAGAGCTACCAAGAAGTCTGACTTAACATTCTCTAAAATAGAATTAGCTGCTAATGTAAGAGTAGCTGTTATGTTTATATTCATAGCAGTCGGAGTTATAACTGTAGGATTAGCTCCAACTGGTTTCTTGCTCATTATATATTCCCTACAGTTTTTCAGAACTTCCTCATCGACCGCCGTATTACCTTCTCCAAAGATAACAACCTTAACAGTACTAGGACCATTCCAAAGACCAGTAGCTTTTGCATCTTTCACTCCATCAATGCTCCTTGCCCATTGCTCATAGTCGGCCTCATTACCAGATGTTGCTTTATCGGTCATATAGATATCAAACCTCTCTCTAAAGTCATCATCTGACTCTCTCTCAGTACCACCCTTAAATGGAACTCGGTTATAAATCTTAGTAATATTGCTATTAGCCTCAACCAAATTAAACTCTGTATTAGCATTTAAGTTATACTTCAAACCTATCTCTGCAGCTTGTATAGGGCTACTATTTTGCTCATTGTCAGCTACTAGAGTAACATCTTTTATAACTGTATAAATCAGACCTGCATATTCTATTTTCGTACCATTTTCTATAGTAGCTCCTATAGTTCCCTCAAAATAAACCTCTCCTGTAGCACATTCTCCTAATTTTCTTTTAGGGCCAAATTCATTTATTCTCTCGTCAAGAAATTCGCCAAAGGTATTTTTAATAAATACTAGATCCTCCACCATATCCAATGCCGAATATGCTTGTGCCAAATCTGTAGCCATAGCAGATGCATTATTGTAAGTAGTAGAGCCTTCAATTTTCGCCAAATCAGTCTTTGTATTTGCTAAAATCCTATCTCTAATAACATCAACTGTTTCTGTTGCATATCTAGACACTTAGCTCCACCCCCTCATTATAAATAGTATCTATATTAAGATATAAACTAAGAGTATCTCTCTCAAAAGATGCATCTAACTTATTTATATTCTTAATATATGGATTAATACTCAGAGCCTCTTTAATATATCTAGTAGCCTCCGATTCCGTATAACCTTTCGTATACTTATCTCCAACTAACTCGTCTAGCTCTGTTCCATAATCACTTGTAAAAATTGGATACCTATATCTAGCTATCTTAATAGCCTTATAAATCCACGCTTTCAAAGCCTCATCTTTTTCAACTATCTTATATTCCTTAGTATTCTCATCTATAATTGGCTTATCTCGACGAAAATCCCAAGCTATTTCCTTAAAAATTTCAAGATCACTAGCTTCCTTCTTACTATCCGATAAAATAAACGGATATAATTCATTCGACATTAGATACTCACCACCTTGTCGATTATTACAAATTTATCTCCTCTTGCTAACATTACTACTGTATCGCCAGTTTTTATTTCATATTTATAATCATTCTTGTACATAGGTTTTTTATCAAGTCTATCCTTTACTAGAGAAGATATTAGTAGATTTTCTTTTTCTAAAATAATATCTTTAAACTTAATTTTCAGATTAGGGTATCCACTTTTTACCTCTCCAAGAAATACTTCTTCTTCCTTAGCATCTTTTATAAGCCCTTCTATAAGAGCTGCCAACTCTAACATTGGGTTATTATCTTTCATTACTACCTCCTACAAGAACCTTCTAGCATTGTGGAAATCTCCTCTACTAGACAAACTACTTATCTTTACTACATCTCCAGTTTGTGGTGCGTGTATGTATTGCCCACCACCGACATACATTCCTACATGATGTACTTTACTTTTACCGAAGAATACCAAATCACCAGGTTGTAAGTTACCTTTACTTACAGATTGGCCATACCTACTCTGTTCTGAAGATGTACGTGGAATTGATTTTCCCATCTGTTTGGCCACCCAATAGATTAATCCACTACAATCAAAAGAATTAGGACCCGTTGCTCCCCATTTATATGGTTTACCAAGCTGACTTTTAGCTAATGTAACTGCTCTATTATTTCCACCTCCAGCAGAAGAAAATCCTGTACCATTTCCAATTATAATTTCTCCATATTTTCTTCCCCAGGCATAAGCACTTTTCTTGTCTGGATAAAGCAAATCTATGTGATAAACTCCATTAACGACCTGTATCTTTCCTCCACGATCATTTACACGATATACCTTTCCATCATTGCTTGTACCAGTTCCACAAACTTGTATTTGCGTATTAAATGGAATTGATGGAGGTGCTGCACATGTATTAGAACTTGGATTAAGTCTCTCTCCGTTTGCTGCAACAAACCCTCCTTGAAGTTTATCGTTGCTTGGATAATATGCAGTGAATAGAGCTTTAACCTTTTTACCATTTAATATTCCACCACCAGATGCTCCATCGGCGTTCTCCTCTTTACCATCCTCAGCCTTCTCATCCATGATATTCTCAAAATTCAAAGTCAGACTGATTTCGTGATGGTTATTAGAATATGTATGCGTATCACTATCAATGTAAAACTTACCTACTAAGCCACTTACAGTATCCTTTACCATAACAGCATTTCCAGTAACACACGTTGCATCTCCAATCCCTTTCAGATTACACTTCTTATCAACGTCCTTAAATATCTCATTTATCTCATCGTTA harbors:
- a CDS encoding YegS/Rv2252/BmrU family lipid kinase; the encoded protein is MKKVKFIYNPNSGEKKLASKLDSIIRIYQRNGYTVIPYRLDYDIPVSSSFKDLDESYDHVVFCGGDGTIDLMVNELKRRNINLPVGIIPSGTANDFANALGLEHDPEEAVKKIISSKPKKIDLGKVNNKYFVNVASAGMFTDVSQKINNDIKNSFGRITYYIKGIEEARSMREFHIDVQSEETCYSGNMYLMLVFNGKTAGNINLAYKAEVDDGYLDVIIFKGMPIPKIIPVLIGVLKGEHLDFETDNEILYFKTKKVRIDCDDDLGTDIDGEKGPGFPLEIECVEDALDILGVEF
- a CDS encoding lactate utilization protein; its protein translation is MDKNVEWLNEKRIEKTIKALEANNMNGYLVNNKEELIETIEKIVDKDSVVACGGSMTLFETGIIDYLREGRYTFLDRYEKGLTPADTKEIFRKSFLADAYFTSTNAITENGELYNVDGNGNRVAAMMYGPDKVIVIVGANKIVKNEAEAIERVKSIAAPANTKRLNRKTPCATTGMCANCSSPDRICDNYTTIKRQVQGDRMHVIFLNESLGY
- the miaB gene encoding tRNA (N6-isopentenyl adenosine(37)-C2)-methylthiotransferase MiaB; protein product: METININKEVKKPRQKVLDPKKLEEQEVFMDKVRELNDQWAKKKHRRPVVGCGTFGCQMNEHDSEELAYMLERMGYERTEKLYKADLIIYNTCAVRENAEMKVYGNLGQLKFTKRKNPDVKIALCGCMMQQPHVVEEIKKNHKHVNLMFGTHNLYRFPELLYKQMTTGKNIVEVWDVDGEVIEGLHSNRKFELKAFVNIMYGCNNFCTYCIVPYTRGRERSREPQDILDEIKELVANGTKEVTLLGQNVNSYGKTLENPMTFAELLREVNKIEGLERIRFMTSHPKDLSDEVIYAMRDCEKICEFLHLPVQCGSSALLKKMNRHYTKEDYLNIVRKVRKEIPDIAFSTDIMVGFPGETLEDVQDTIDVIEETKYDSAFTFIYSKREGTPAAKMEDQIPEDEKHRRFDEVLEHVNRIVNDINYSYQDKVVEVLVEGRSAKDKNRYTGKTRQNKTVNFDSNEDNLIGKLVNVKITQPRSFSLNGEVVEIVR
- a CDS encoding N-acetylmuramoyl-L-alanine amidase, which codes for METFSISGGHNPDGKVGCGTVNKKLDMYESTEDRYITNKVIEYLKKDNRKAYNCTVNNGTSQGDVLDKLADKHNDIGADWDISIHFNDVNHKDYVGDGATIGTEVWYYSGSKHAAEIKEKGNLICSNISKIGFRNRGVKAHSGLRFLKETHGKSMIIEVCFCCDKDDVTLYKANRDNIAKAIADALQGKVYNPKKEVKDVDKIVLYHGDADVFAAIVVAQKHKCPMMKESDFKISGLKAKEVVQIGGKSEDANRFQTFKNAAKLL
- a CDS encoding phage holin family protein, giving the protein MAKFTDIFNGIIAVAGTCVTFLFGGWDIVLNSLIILMAVDYATGLMKGYVNKDLSSSTSARGLFKKIMILLILIVGVALDRMLGTGEHMFRTLVAFFYISNESLSIIENATQLGVPVPQQIQDALEQLKNNNGKEVK
- a CDS encoding putative phage tail protein → MLKKYNWFYDKSNIYSKFPKLLQNEIDKPFMDALDIEIDKLKEAFTDLFNQFFVSTATWGLEFWEDLVKLETNEKLSYETRRSNVMAEMRRRDITTVEVIKKVAEAYSNGECDVIEDFEHYIFTIKFIGTKGIPAALDELDKVIKRIKPAHLDYKYEYSYLTWDEFDSYNKTWNEWDALNLTWNELEVYTEKKEAVR
- a CDS encoding baseplate J/gp47 family protein, encoding MSRYATETVDVIRDRILANTKTDLAKIEGSTTYNNASAMATDLAQAYSALDMVEDLVFIKNTFGEFLDERINEFGPKRKLGECATGEVYFEGTIGATIENGTKIEYAGLIYTVIKDVTLVADNEQNSSPIQAAEIGLKYNLNANTEFNLVEANSNITKIYNRVPFKGGTERESDDDFRERFDIYMTDKATSGNEADYEQWARSIDGVKDAKATGLWNGPSTVKVVIFGEGNTAVDEEVLKNCREYIMSKKPVGANPTVITPTAMNINITATLTLAANSILENVKSDFLVALNEYFKEAGTKIAYIKVLGLLANIGEVVNIEGLKLNGATSDVVVGDEQIAVANLDGVVSDA
- a CDS encoding DUF2634 domain-containing protein, whose amino-acid sequence is MSNELYPFILSDSKKEASDLEIFKEIAWDFRRDKPIIDENTKEYKIVEKDEALKAWIYKAIKIARYRYPIFTSDYGTELDELVGDKYTKGYTESEATRYIKEALSINPYIKNINKLDASFERDTLSLYLNIDTIYNEGVELSV
- a CDS encoding DUF2577 family protein — protein: MKDNNPMLELAALIEGLIKDAKEEEVFLGEVKSGYPNLKIKFKDIILEKENLLISSLVKDRLDKKPMYKNDYKYEIKTGDTVVMLARGDKFVIIDKVVSI
- a CDS encoding C40 family peptidase, which produces MNIKMVIQKKDGSKYDITNITESVTTSGDIKQCGRKCEFSTIRSAGFNIANGDMAKFYDEEEEVFRGTVLSIDKNSSSDTFKYTALDEGWRLTKSKGSFNFTNKRADEIASEVLQKNKFVRGDIVKGKTKMSKVFVNKSFYDIIMTAYTEEAKSSKKKYMFAITRQKVYLIEKGVTVLKVGFEEGKNLIDSEYSIDAQNIVDRIVITDSNGNQKEVKDKKELIDVYGVIQEVKEMKDGGLSNDEINEIFKDVDKKCNLKGIGDATCVTGNAVMVKDTVSGLVGKFYIDSDTHTYSNNHHEISLTLNFENIMDEKAEDGKEENADGASGGGILNGKKVKALFTAYYPSNDKLQGGFVAANGERLNPSSNTCAAPPSIPFNTQIQVCGTGTSNDGKVYRVNDRGGKIQVVNGVYHIDLLYPDKKSAYAWGRKYGEIIIGNGTGFSSAGGGNNRAVTLAKSQLGKPYKWGATGPNSFDCSGLIYWVAKQMGKSIPRTSSEQSRYGQSVSKGNLQPGDLVFFGKSKVHHVGMYVGGGQYIHAPQTGDVVKISSLSSRGDFHNARRFL